The Ischnura elegans chromosome 1, ioIscEleg1.1, whole genome shotgun sequence genome contains a region encoding:
- the LOC124161809 gene encoding piggyBac transposable element-derived protein 3-like, with product MAERKKLRSMKIDPNDSEEILRLIEEGDESDCDELSDAEECVPQVCLTNKYNRVGADVSLPNSNEVEEVCQDESAVFNDGEALDGNIFNDIALTQRADIKWRHRSLVPFEASFETNRNQENCEKLAPLEYCLRYLPNALIQDMSEKTNMYALQHNISFKPTTPDEIKTLLGLHIMMGVLKYPRVRMYWDSAIGVDIFKHNMARDRFFQLRNNLHLVDILKKPKNTDRFWKVRPMYEVIRQRCLELDLEKKLCIDEQIIPFRGHLNVKQYVKGKPCPWGIKIFFLCGKSGLAYDFLIYQGSTTEINPSVQKMYGLGPIVVNLGVSCVSQCVELIVRMCGASAAPAPPPPPKCRRTSRQEGLLTED from the exons ATGGCGGAGAGGAAGAAGCTGCGATCAA tgaaaattgaTCCAAATGATTCAGAAGAGATTCTCAGGTTGATTGAGGAAGGAGATGAATCTGATTGTGATGAACTAAGTGATGCAGAAGAATGCGTGCCTCAAGTATGCTTGACTAATAAATATAATCGTGTTG GAGCAGATGTATCTCTGCCAAACAGTAATGAGGTCGAGGAGGTATGCCAAGATGAATCAGCTGTCTTCAATGACGGTGAAGCTctggatggaaatattttcaatgatattgcATTGACCCAGCGCGCTGATATAAAATGGAGACACAGATCATTAGTTCCATTTGAGGCTTCCTTTGAAACAAACCGTAATCAGGAAAACTGTGAGAAATTAGCTCCTTTGGAATATTGCTTACGTTACCTACCAAATGCATTGATTCAGGACATGTCCGAGAAAACAAATATGTATGCCCTTCAGCATAACATATCATTTAAGCCTACCACTCCTGATGAAATTAAAACTCTGTTAGGTCTGCACATAATGATGGGTGTTCTAAAATATCCACGGGTTAGAATGTACTGGGATAGTGCAATAGGTGTTGATATTTTCAAACATAATATGGCAAGAGATAGGTTCTTTCAACTAAGGAACAACCTTCACTTAGTAGATATACTCAAAAAACCAAAAAATACAGACAGGTTTTGGAAGGTGAGGCCAATGTATGAAGTCATCAGGCAAAGATGCTTAGAGCTGGACCTAGAAAAGAAGCTTTGTATTGATGAGCAAATAATTCCTTTTCGTGGACACCTGAATGTGAAACAATATGTGAAAGGAAAACCTTGTCCAtggggcataaaaatattttttttatgcggTAAGTCAGGGCTGGCCTATGATTTTTTGATATATCAAGGGAGTACTACAGAGATAAATCCTTCAGTACAAAAGATGTATGGTTTAGGCCCAA TCGTCGTCAATCTCGGAGTCAGTTGTGTCAGTCAGTGTGTGGAACTCATAGTGAGAATGTGTGGTGCCTCAGCTGCCCcagcccctcccccgccccccaagtgTCGGCGGACCTCCAGACAAGAAGGCTTACTGACTGAAGACtga